From Camelus dromedarius isolate mCamDro1 chromosome 12, mCamDro1.pat, whole genome shotgun sequence, the proteins below share one genomic window:
- the LOC116148880 gene encoding programmed cell death protein 6-like, which translates to MAAYPYRPGRGAGPAAGTALPDQSFLWNVFRRVDKDRSGVISDNEFQQALSNGTWTPFKPVTVWSIISMFDRENKAGVSFSEFTGIWKYIANWQHGFRTYDRDNSGMIDRNELKQAPSGFGYRLSDQFHDILICKFDRQGRGQIAFDDFIQGCIVLQRLTDIFRRYDTDQDGWIQVSYEQYLSMVFSIV; encoded by the coding sequence ATGGCCGCCTACCCATACCGCCCGGGCCGCGGGGCCGGCCCCGCCGCGGGCACCGCGCTGCCGGACCAGAGCTTCCTGTGGAACGTCTTCCGGAGGGTTGACAAAGACAGGAGCGGCGTGATATCGGACAACGAGTTTCAACAAGCGCTGTCGAATGGCACGTGGACTCCGTTTAAGCCAGTGACTGTCTGGTCGATCATCTCCATGTTTGACCGGGAGAACAAGGCCGGCGTGAGCTTCAGCGAGTTCACAGGCATCTGGAAGTACATCGCGAACTGGCAGCACGGCTTCCGCACCTACGACAGGGACAACTCGGGCATGATCGACAGGAACGAGCTCAAGCAAGCCCCCTCAGGTTTTGGGTACCGGCTCTCCGACCAGTTTCACGACATCCTCATTTGCAAGTTCGACAGACAAGGACGAGGTCAGATTGCCTTTGACGACTTCATCCAGGGCTGCATCGTCTTGCAGAGGCTGACAGATATATTCAGACGCTACGACACGGACCAGGATGGTTGGATTCAGGTGTCGTATGAACAGTACCTCTCCATGGTCTTCAGCATCGTATGA